The Bacteroidia bacterium genomic interval GAACCATAAGGTAGGATAATCTAGTCCTAATAATGTATCTGCTTCCATGGATTATTTGATTAGGGAATTGGCAATATCACTTTGACGATTTCTCTGTACCTCCAGGTGGTCCTCATAAGGCCCATGCTTGATTTTTTTGGTAAGCAAATAGAGGAAGAGAATCAGCAAGATGCTGTAGATGATGCTAAACATAATCAGGGAGAATAATACCTGATTGGCGGTTACGGCCTGAGAAAGGGCATCAGAAGTTCTCAGAAGGCCATAGACTACCCAGGGTTGCCGTCCCATCTCTGCAGCAAACCAGCCAAATTGATTGGCGAGTTGAGGCAAAATGACTGCCCAGACAAAGAGTTGTAACAACCACTTTTTCTCAAATATCCGTTCTTTCCTCAAAAAATAGAGGCCTAGTAAACTCAATGCAATCAAAGCCATACCGATGGCCACCATGAGATGATAGAACTGAAAAACTGCATTGACCTGACTGGGTCGATCTTCTTTGGGAAAGGCATTTAATCCAGTAACTTCTTTTTCAAAATCCTGATGCAGGAGGAAGGAAAGTCCATGAGGAATTTTTATCCCGCTTACTTTCTCATTTTCAGTATCCACCCAGCCCAAAATATACATATCTGCAGCGGCGCTTTCCTCAAAATGACCTTCCATAGCAGCCAGTTTTGCCGGTTGATTTTTGGCAACTCCTTCCGCAGAACTATGGCCGGTAAACAATTGACTGAGGGAGAAAAAGGCAGCAACGAAAAGAGCTATTTTAAAGGCCTTCTTTGATATTTCCACATGCCTTCCTTTCAATAAATAATAGGCATGCACACTGAGTACAAGAAAGGCTCCTGCCAGGAACGCACCAATCCAAACATGGGTCAAACGATCAACTGCTGAAGGATTGAAAGCCATAGCCCAGAAATCAACGATCTCAGCCCTTGCATCCATTCCTTCGCCAACAATGTGATAGCCTGCGGGCGTTTGTTGCCAGCTATTGGCAATCACGATCCAAACCGCCGAAAACATGGAGCCAAAGAAAACCCCTAAAGTTGAAATGAAGTGAACGATTGGTTTTACCCGATTCCAACCAAATAGCAGAACGCCTAAAAAGCCACTCTCCAAAGCGAAGGCAAAAATCCCCTCGGCTGCCAAGGCACTTCCAAAGACATCTCCTACATATTTGGAATAAGTAGCCCAATTGGTTCCGAACTCAAATTCCATAACGATTCCTGTGGCAACACCAATACCAAAGGTAAGGGCAAATATCCTTGTCCAAAATCGGGCAAGGGTTTCGTATTCCTTATTTTTTGTTCGGAGATATTGGCCTTCAAAAATGACCATGAGCAGGCCCAGGCCAATACTCAAAGGGGGATAGATATAATGGAAGGCAATGGTGAAAGCGAACTGAATGCGGGCTAATATTTCTACGTCCATGTGGTTTCTTTCATACAAAAAACAACAGGAATAAAACCCGAATCAGTGGGAATTACTCCCTCTTGTTTTCTACGTATCTCAGGCTAAAAGTTCGAGAAAAAGGCGAATTTTATCTCCCCTGAATGTGAAAGCAGATCCTAACAAAATTATCATCTGCTGAATAAGGGAAGCTGCATCAATCGCTCATTTTGAAAAAAACCAAAATCCCTCTTCAACAAAGGATTTCCTTTGTCTAATTCTGGAGATACTGGCAGATGAGAATTAGATAAATGACGAAAAAAACTACCTAACACTGGAATAAACAAAATCGAAACTTTTACCAGAGCTGTTCATTAGCACCTTGCCATCTTTTTTGGTATTTTTAAAAGTTAAGATCGTGCATATTGCTGACTAGATGAAACAAGGTTTCCCTCTCATTGAACAGTTTACCCTCGCTCAACTGGATGAACAGCTCCGTTTTCTTCTCCAGGTAAATGAGGAAGGATTGATGATACATAAAGATGGAATCATCCTCTTTGCCAATGATGCTTGTATAGGGTTATTCGGATATACACATGACGAGTTGATCGGAGAAGAATTGCTTAACCTTGCCAGCCCAGAGAGCAAGCCAGTCTTGATACGAACAATGGCGACTGGTGAGGAAGGTGATTTTCAGGGAAAAGCCATCAAAAAAGACGGGACAATTTTCCCTGTCCAAACCCGGGTAAAGACCATCCAACTTGGAGAATCATATGTACGCCTGGTAGGGATCAAAGACATGAGTGAAGAGGTTTTCACCAAAGAGCGATTGAGAGAAACTGAAGATCGCTTAAGCCTCGTAATATCCGCCACAAGTATAGGGACTTTCGATTCTATTGGTCCGGGGAAAGATGTTTTCTGGGATCAGGGCATGTACGACATTTTTGAACTCCCCCCAACAACAGATGTCGATCTACATGAATACTTTTTCAGGGTTATACATCCCGATGAGAAAGAAGAGTTCATCAGGATTTTTGATACAAGCGTCGAAAAATCAAAGAAAAGCGAACGCTATTTCAAATTCGGTTTCAGAATTATTCTTCCCAGTGGTAAAACGAAATTCCTGGAATCAGAAGGCCAGTTCTACCTTGATAATGAAAGTCAATTGACCCGAGTCCTGGGAATTTGTCATGATATCACAGAACAAAGATCTGCTCAAAGGGCCGTAAAAGACAGTGAGAAACGTCTAAAATCCATCGTAGAGAATAGCAAGATTGGTATTTCTTTGGTAAAGCAGGATGGCAGGAGTTTTCTGGCCAATGAATCCTATCTCAATATGCTCGGATATTCACGAGAGGAGTTTTTCAAAATGACCTTCTCCGATTTTACCCATCCGGCGGATTTAACGCTATGCTATCAGGGCTTCAATGACATTCTCGAAAAAAGAGCTGATTCTTTCTCAATAGAAAAGCGCTATATCCGGAAAGACGGGGAAATAGTTTGGACAGACACCTCAGCCATTGGAATTTGGAATCAGGATGGAGTTTTTCAATATGCTGTTGCGACTACAATAAACATAAGCAAACGAAAAAAAGCCCTTCAAGAGCTCAACGAAAGCGAGAAACGTTTTAAATCTATTTTTGAACATAGTCAGATCGGAATTGCTCTGGTGGATACCAGTGGAAGAACGTTCCTGGTAAACAAGGCCTTTGCAAGCCTATTGGGCTATGAAGAGGAAGAGATGACCCATTTGAGTTTCGAAGATTACATCTATGAGGAAGACCTGAAAATAGGACTCCAACGCTTCCAGGAGATGATCGAAGGGAAACTCGACACCTTCCTGATGGAGAAACGCTATATCCATAAAAACGGAGAGCTGATCTGGACCTATATGACGGGTACAGCTGTTCGTAATAGTGAGGGAGAAATCCAATTTGCCGTTGCGACAGTTACAGATTTGCGGGAAAGGAAAGAAACAGAAACCAAGCTGAAGGAAAGTGAAAAGAAATTCAAATCTATTTTTAATAATTCCGAGGTAGGAATTGCTTTGGTTGCAGAAAACGGAATTCCATTTTTTATCAATCCAGCGCTACAAAAAATACTGGGCTACTCAGAGGAAGACTTGTGTAAAATGTCTTTCATGGAGTTTACCCATCCAGAGGATGCAAAAAAGAATCTTGAAGAATACCAAAGACTGATAGCCGGAGAAATCGACACTTATTCGATGGAGAAACGGTATATCCATAAAAATGGAAGTATCGTTTGGGGCTATTTAACTGTTTCCGCCGTAAAGACAGATACAGGAAAGATGCAATACGCTATCAGTCTGGTAGCAGATATCAGCGAGTTAAAGAAAACTCAGTTTGAACTTTACACCCGCGAAAAACGCTTTAAAGACATATTCGAATACTCAAATGTTTCCCTTACCCTTGCCAATAATGAAGGGAAATTGTTCTTCGTAAACGATGCTTTCCTCAATTTTCTCGGCTATAGTCGGCAAGAGCTTTCCGAGATGACGGTTAGAGACCTTACGCATCCGGATGATGTTCATGTAGACGTATCCAATTTCAAGAAAATTTTACGAAATGAACTCAATACAACCAGTATTGAAAAACGCTACTTTCATAAAAATGGGGAAATAAGGTGGGGACACCTTACGGTTTCAGCTGTAAAAAATGAGTCAGGAGGGATCCAGTATACCATCGGGGTAATCATTGACATCACTCAGCAAAAAAGAACAGAGCTTGCCCTGGAAAAAAGTGAGAAAATGTTTCGCCAGGTGGTACAGGATCAGGCGGATCTTATTGTTCGCTGGAAACCGGGCGGAATCCTACAATTTGTAAATGATGCCTACTGCAAGACATATAGCAAAAGCAGAGACGAATTATTAGGCAGAAGTTTCTTCCCCATGATGTCGCTGGAGAATTACAATTATCTCCTGGAGGACTTGGAAACGCTATCTATAGAGAAACCCAGTTTCACCCGAATCTCCAAAGACTTACTTCCAGATGGTAAGGAAATGTGGCTGGAATGGTATAACAGAGCCTTTTTTGATAAAGAGGGAGAATTCATTGAGATACAAGCAATAGGACGAGATATCACTGCCCGAAAACATGCAGAAGAACAACTCATAAAAAATGAGGTAAAATATCGGTCTCTATTTGAACAGGCAACAGAGGCTATCTATCTAACGGATATGTCTGACTTGAGTCTCATTGAGTGCAATAATCAGGCAGTTGAGATGTTTGGATATACGAGCAAAGAGGAGTTTCTCAGCAAGAAACTTTTCCACCTATCTCCAGCTATGCAGAATGAGTATCAGTCTTCGGAGGAATTATCCATAGAGCTTCATAAAGTGCTGTCGAAAGACGGTTATCATCAATTGGAGTGGAATCATATCAGAAAAGATGGGAGTATTTTTGCTGGAGAAGTAGGGCTTACTGTTATTCAGCTTGGGGAAAAAGTATACCTGCAAGCAGTTCTTAGAGATATTACAGAACGGCAGGAAGCAGAGAGAAAGCTCAAAAGTGCTTATAAAGAAGTAGAGCAACTCAAGAAACAGCTGGAAAGGGAAAACAAATACCTCATCAATGAGATTCGTCTCAATAATAACTTTGAAAATATCGTTTTTCAAAGTCCTCAAATGACAGAGGTATTGAAAAAAGTAGAACAGGTTGCCCCTGTCGATGCTACTGTTTTAGTATTGGGCGAAACGGGTACTGGAAAAGAACTCATCGCTCGGGCAGTGCATAAACACAGCCGGAGAAAATCAAAAGCCCTGGTGAAGGTAAATTGTGCAGCCTTACCCAGAGACCTGATAGAAAGTGAACTTTTTGGCCATGAAAAAGGGGCTTTTACAGGGGCTCAAAAACAAAAAATCGGGCGCTTTGAGCTAGCACAAAATGGAACCATCTTTCTGGATGAAATTGGGGAGATTCCCTATCCATTACAGGCCAAGCTTCTCCGTGTGTTACAAGAAGGAGAGTTTGAAAGAATTGGAGGAACGGAAACCATAAAGCTGGATGTACGAATCATTGCTGCGACAAACCGAAATTTAAAGGAGGCCATAGAGAAAGGGGAATTCAGGGAGGATCTTTATTATCGATTGCATGTTTTTCCTATTGAAATTCCTTCTTTGAGAGAACGGCCTTCGGACATTGTCCCACTTGCTAATTACTTCCTTTCTTTATACGGCAAAAAGTTTAACAAAGTCGCTCATCCCCTCTCGGATACTTCTAAAAAACTATTGAAAAACTATGCCTGGCCAGGCAATGTAAGAGAGCTCGAAAATCTTATAGAGCGAGGCCTGATTCTGGCTCGCGATGGTCATCTTAATTTTGATCAATCTCTCGGCGCCCAGGTTCAGGAACCTGAGGAAAACCTTCCTGAATTAAGTTCTCTCAATTTGGTAGAAAAAAATCACATCCTTAAGGTACTCAAGAAAGTTAATTGGAGAATCAATGGTGCTGGCGGAGCTGCTGAGATTCTGGGCCTAACACCAACAACGGTTAGAGACCGGATGAAAAAACACGGAATACAACGCCCGGAAGCCTAGTCTCGATATTTCGAGACTCACTCTACACAGACCAAAATAAGTGTCGGTATTCCGTTATTACGATTTTCGAAACACTCCAACTTCTCTTATTTTTCTTTGTAAACAGCTAATTATCTGACCATTACGTTCCTCCGCAAGAAAAGAGGGAATTTTGGTACCCCTCTTGTATTTATTATGGCACGAGAATGTAAGAATACTGTGAATGCAACCATGAA includes:
- a CDS encoding cytochrome ubiquinol oxidase subunit I, whose product is MDVEILARIQFAFTIAFHYIYPPLSIGLGLLMVIFEGQYLRTKNKEYETLARFWTRIFALTFGIGVATGIVMEFEFGTNWATYSKYVGDVFGSALAAEGIFAFALESGFLGVLLFGWNRVKPIVHFISTLGVFFGSMFSAVWIVIANSWQQTPAGYHIVGEGMDARAEIVDFWAMAFNPSAVDRLTHVWIGAFLAGAFLVLSVHAYYLLKGRHVEISKKAFKIALFVAAFFSLSQLFTGHSSAEGVAKNQPAKLAAMEGHFEESAAADMYILGWVDTENEKVSGIKIPHGLSFLLHQDFEKEVTGLNAFPKEDRPSQVNAVFQFYHLMVAIGMALIALSLLGLYFLRKERIFEKKWLLQLFVWAVILPQLANQFGWFAAEMGRQPWVVYGLLRTSDALSQAVTANQVLFSLIMFSIIYSILLILFLYLLTKKIKHGPYEDHLEVQRNRQSDIANSLIK
- a CDS encoding PAS domain S-box protein, with the translated sequence MKQGFPLIEQFTLAQLDEQLRFLLQVNEEGLMIHKDGIILFANDACIGLFGYTHDELIGEELLNLASPESKPVLIRTMATGEEGDFQGKAIKKDGTIFPVQTRVKTIQLGESYVRLVGIKDMSEEVFTKERLRETEDRLSLVISATSIGTFDSIGPGKDVFWDQGMYDIFELPPTTDVDLHEYFFRVIHPDEKEEFIRIFDTSVEKSKKSERYFKFGFRIILPSGKTKFLESEGQFYLDNESQLTRVLGICHDITEQRSAQRAVKDSEKRLKSIVENSKIGISLVKQDGRSFLANESYLNMLGYSREEFFKMTFSDFTHPADLTLCYQGFNDILEKRADSFSIEKRYIRKDGEIVWTDTSAIGIWNQDGVFQYAVATTINISKRKKALQELNESEKRFKSIFEHSQIGIALVDTSGRTFLVNKAFASLLGYEEEEMTHLSFEDYIYEEDLKIGLQRFQEMIEGKLDTFLMEKRYIHKNGELIWTYMTGTAVRNSEGEIQFAVATVTDLRERKETETKLKESEKKFKSIFNNSEVGIALVAENGIPFFINPALQKILGYSEEDLCKMSFMEFTHPEDAKKNLEEYQRLIAGEIDTYSMEKRYIHKNGSIVWGYLTVSAVKTDTGKMQYAISLVADISELKKTQFELYTREKRFKDIFEYSNVSLTLANNEGKLFFVNDAFLNFLGYSRQELSEMTVRDLTHPDDVHVDVSNFKKILRNELNTTSIEKRYFHKNGEIRWGHLTVSAVKNESGGIQYTIGVIIDITQQKRTELALEKSEKMFRQVVQDQADLIVRWKPGGILQFVNDAYCKTYSKSRDELLGRSFFPMMSLENYNYLLEDLETLSIEKPSFTRISKDLLPDGKEMWLEWYNRAFFDKEGEFIEIQAIGRDITARKHAEEQLIKNEVKYRSLFEQATEAIYLTDMSDLSLIECNNQAVEMFGYTSKEEFLSKKLFHLSPAMQNEYQSSEELSIELHKVLSKDGYHQLEWNHIRKDGSIFAGEVGLTVIQLGEKVYLQAVLRDITERQEAERKLKSAYKEVEQLKKQLERENKYLINEIRLNNNFENIVFQSPQMTEVLKKVEQVAPVDATVLVLGETGTGKELIARAVHKHSRRKSKALVKVNCAALPRDLIESELFGHEKGAFTGAQKQKIGRFELAQNGTIFLDEIGEIPYPLQAKLLRVLQEGEFERIGGTETIKLDVRIIAATNRNLKEAIEKGEFREDLYYRLHVFPIEIPSLRERPSDIVPLANYFLSLYGKKFNKVAHPLSDTSKKLLKNYAWPGNVRELENLIERGLILARDGHLNFDQSLGAQVQEPEENLPELSSLNLVEKNHILKVLKKVNWRINGAGGAAEILGLTPTTVRDRMKKHGIQRPEA